A part of Vespertiliibacter pulmonis genomic DNA contains:
- the ligA gene encoding NAD-dependent DNA ligase LigA codes for MTIQTQLDNLKAKLREYEYHYHVLDNPLVPDAEYDRVLNELKNLEWQHPELITADSPTQRVGAKPLEGFAQVTHERPMLSLDNAFSNEDLDNFLRRIEDRIHLNRDELEFCCEVKLDGLAVSIIYVDGVLTQAATRGDGTTGEDITTNIRTIRNVPLRLQMANPPARLEVRGEVFMPLKGFEALNQTALEKSEKTFVNPRNAAAGSLRQLDPKITRQRLLMLNAYGIGIYESNEPLPDTHFARLQWLKTIGIPVNSETVLAKGQEQLLDFYKKIQQKRSVLGYDIDGTVLKINEIALQEQLGFISKAPRWAIAYKFPAQEEMTILNSVEFQVGRTGAITPVAKLEPVFVAGVTVSNATLHNGDEIERLGIAIGDTVIIRRAGDVIPQIIGVVAERRPENAEKIVFPTACPICHSAIVRVEGEAVARCTGGLFCAAQRKEALKHFVSRKAMDIDGVGEKLIEQLMERELIHTPADLFKLDHTTLMRLDRMGEKSANNALQSIEKAKKTTLARFLFALGIRDVGETTAQNLANHFGSLDAIRSASFEQLQEVPDVGEVVANRIVQFWQEPHNVEVVEDLIQQGINWQPIIIQEVADNPLKDKTVVLTGTLTQLTRDQAKALLQQLGCKVSGSVSSKTDYLIAGEKAGSKLTKAQELGVKILTEQELLALRP; via the coding sequence ATGACGATCCAAACTCAACTTGATAACTTAAAAGCAAAACTGCGTGAATATGAATACCATTATCACGTTTTAGATAATCCTCTTGTTCCCGATGCAGAATACGATCGGGTACTCAATGAATTAAAAAATTTAGAATGGCAACACCCAGAGCTCATTACGGCAGATTCACCAACCCAAAGGGTCGGGGCAAAGCCGTTGGAAGGCTTTGCACAAGTTACTCACGAACGCCCAATGTTATCCCTAGATAACGCCTTTTCTAATGAAGATCTTGATAATTTTCTACGCCGCATTGAAGATCGTATCCACCTTAACCGTGATGAATTAGAATTTTGTTGTGAAGTTAAACTTGATGGGTTAGCCGTAAGTATTATTTATGTTGATGGCGTACTAACCCAAGCCGCAACTCGTGGTGATGGAACTACGGGGGAAGATATTACTACAAATATTCGTACCATTCGCAACGTTCCATTACGTCTTCAAATGGCAAACCCACCCGCTCGTTTAGAAGTGAGGGGCGAAGTATTTATGCCATTAAAAGGCTTTGAAGCACTTAATCAAACTGCTCTGGAAAAGAGTGAAAAAACTTTTGTAAACCCTCGTAATGCAGCTGCAGGCTCTCTCCGCCAGTTAGATCCTAAAATTACTCGGCAACGTCTGCTAATGCTTAATGCTTACGGTATTGGGATCTATGAAAGTAATGAGCCGTTGCCCGATACCCATTTTGCTCGCTTACAATGGCTAAAAACAATCGGTATTCCGGTTAATAGCGAAACCGTTCTTGCTAAAGGACAAGAACAACTACTTGATTTTTATAAAAAAATTCAACAAAAACGTAGCGTGCTTGGTTATGATATTGACGGTACTGTATTAAAAATCAACGAGATAGCATTACAAGAACAATTAGGTTTTATCTCAAAAGCTCCACGATGGGCCATTGCATACAAATTTCCTGCTCAAGAAGAGATGACCATTCTCAACAGCGTTGAATTTCAAGTAGGCAGAACAGGGGCAATTACCCCAGTTGCAAAACTTGAGCCTGTTTTTGTCGCTGGTGTTACCGTAAGCAATGCAACCTTGCACAATGGTGATGAAATTGAGCGATTAGGCATTGCAATTGGTGATACAGTGATTATCCGCCGAGCAGGCGATGTAATCCCACAAATTATTGGGGTTGTGGCAGAACGACGACCTGAAAATGCAGAAAAAATCGTATTTCCGACCGCTTGTCCTATTTGCCATTCAGCGATTGTCCGTGTTGAAGGTGAAGCCGTTGCTCGCTGTACAGGTGGACTATTCTGTGCAGCTCAACGTAAAGAAGCATTAAAACATTTTGTTTCTCGCAAGGCGATGGATATTGATGGTGTAGGCGAAAAGCTCATTGAACAGCTAATGGAGCGTGAGCTTATCCATACACCAGCAGATCTGTTTAAACTTGATCACACAACCTTAATGCGACTAGACAGAATGGGCGAAAAATCTGCCAATAATGCTCTACAAAGTATTGAGAAAGCAAAAAAAACGACCCTTGCTCGCTTTTTATTTGCTCTTGGCATTCGTGATGTTGGAGAAACCACCGCACAAAATCTTGCTAATCATTTCGGCTCATTAGACGCTATCCGTTCAGCCTCGTTCGAACAACTACAAGAAGTCCCCGATGTCGGCGAAGTTGTAGCAAATCGTATCGTACAATTTTGGCAAGAACCTCATAATGTTGAAGTAGTTGAAGATCTTATTCAGCAAGGGATTAACTGGCAGCCGATTATCATTCAAGAAGTTGCAGACAATCCGCTAAAAGATAAAACCGTTGTGCTAACAGGCACACTCACCCAGCTTACTCGAGATCAAGCCAAAGCCTTGCTACAACAACTTGGCTGTAAAGTATCGGGCAGTGTTTCCAGTAAAACGGATTACTTAATCGCAGGTGAAAAAGCGGGTTCAAAACTCACTAAAGCCCAAGAGCTTGGTGTAAAAATTCTAACCGAACAAGAATTGCTTGCTTTACGCCCTTAA
- the eno gene encoding phosphopyruvate hydratase encodes MAKIVKVIGREIIDSRGNPTVEAEVHLEGGFVGLAAAPSGASTGSREALELRDGDKARFLGKGVLKAVSAVNNEIAQALIGKDASNQAEIDQIMIDLDGTENKSKFGANAILAVSLANAKAAAASKGLPLYAHIAELNGTPGVYSMPLPMMNIINGGEHADNNVDIQEFMIQPVGAKTLKEALRIGAEVFHNLAKVLKAKGLNTAVGDEGGFAPNLASNADALACIKEAVEKAGYVLGKDVTLAMDCASSEFYNKETGNYELKGEGKTFTSQEFTHYLEELTKEYPIVSIEDGQDESDWDGFAYQTKVLGDKIQLVGDDLFVTNTKILKRGIDNGIANSILIKFNQIGTLTETLAAIKMAKDAGYTAVISHRSGETEDATIADLAVGTAAGQIKTGSMSRSDRVAKYNQLIRIEEALGEKAPFNGLKEVKGQA; translated from the coding sequence ATGGCGAAAATCGTTAAAGTAATTGGTCGTGAAATCATCGACTCTCGTGGTAATCCTACCGTTGAAGCAGAAGTTCACCTTGAAGGTGGTTTTGTTGGGCTTGCTGCCGCTCCATCAGGTGCATCAACTGGATCCCGTGAAGCGCTAGAATTACGTGATGGTGACAAGGCACGTTTCTTAGGTAAAGGTGTATTGAAAGCCGTGTCCGCAGTAAACAATGAAATTGCACAAGCACTCATTGGTAAAGATGCTTCTAATCAAGCCGAAATCGACCAAATTATGATCGACTTAGACGGAACAGAAAATAAATCAAAATTTGGCGCTAACGCAATCTTAGCGGTTTCTTTAGCAAATGCAAAAGCAGCGGCAGCTTCAAAAGGCTTACCACTTTATGCGCATATTGCAGAATTAAACGGCACACCAGGTGTTTATTCTATGCCATTACCAATGATGAATATCATTAACGGTGGTGAACACGCAGACAACAACGTTGATATTCAAGAATTTATGATTCAACCAGTAGGCGCTAAAACTTTAAAAGAAGCATTACGCATTGGTGCGGAAGTATTCCATAATCTTGCTAAAGTATTAAAAGCAAAAGGATTGAATACAGCGGTAGGTGATGAAGGTGGCTTTGCACCAAACTTAGCCTCAAACGCAGATGCACTTGCGTGTATCAAAGAAGCTGTTGAAAAAGCAGGCTATGTATTAGGTAAAGATGTTACCCTTGCGATGGACTGTGCTTCTTCTGAATTCTACAACAAAGAAACAGGTAACTACGAACTTAAAGGCGAAGGTAAAACCTTCACTTCACAAGAATTCACTCACTACTTAGAAGAATTAACAAAAGAATACCCGATTGTTTCAATCGAGGATGGCCAAGATGAATCAGATTGGGACGGTTTTGCTTATCAAACTAAAGTGCTAGGCGATAAAATTCAATTAGTGGGTGATGATTTATTCGTAACTAATACAAAAATTTTAAAACGTGGTATCGACAACGGTATTGCAAACTCTATTTTAATTAAATTTAACCAAATCGGTACTTTAACAGAAACCCTAGCAGCAATTAAAATGGCAAAAGATGCTGGCTATACTGCCGTTATTTCTCACCGCTCAGGTGAAACTGAAGATGCAACTATTGCTGATTTAGCTGTAGGTACCGCTGCTGGCCAAATCAAAACAGGATCGATGAGCCGTTCAGACCGTGTTGCTAAATACAATCAACTTATCCGTATTGAAGAAGCACTGGGTGAAAAAGCTCCTTTTAATGGCTTAAAAGAAGTGAAAGGCCAAGCATAA
- the lolD gene encoding lipoprotein-releasing ABC transporter ATP-binding protein LolD — translation MSVIDSPEATLLCCNHLSKFYQEGESVTQVLKDVTFSMNERELVAIVGSSGSGKSTLLHTLGGLDQPSEGNVFIKGQSLQALSSNALAKLRNQHLGFVYQFHHLMADFSALENVMMPMLIGQQNKSEARDRAEKMLQAVGLSHRIAHRPSALSGGERQRVAIARALVNNPALVLADEPTGNLDHKTTESIFDLIKQLNQEQGIAFLLVTHDLSLADKLDRRLIMKDGVLGESR, via the coding sequence ATGAGCGTTATAGACTCACCAGAAGCAACATTGTTATGCTGTAATCATCTCAGTAAATTTTATCAAGAGGGCGAGAGTGTTACACAAGTGCTGAAAGATGTAACTTTTTCGATGAATGAACGTGAGCTTGTTGCCATTGTAGGGAGTTCAGGCTCGGGAAAAAGTACATTACTACATACTCTTGGCGGATTAGATCAGCCAAGCGAAGGAAATGTATTCATTAAAGGGCAATCTTTGCAGGCATTGAGTAGTAATGCGTTAGCTAAATTACGCAATCAACATTTAGGATTTGTGTATCAATTTCATCATTTAATGGCAGATTTTTCTGCCCTAGAAAATGTGATGATGCCAATGTTAATTGGGCAACAGAATAAAAGCGAGGCACGAGATCGAGCTGAAAAAATGTTACAAGCGGTTGGATTATCACACCGTATTGCTCACCGACCTTCAGCATTATCCGGTGGCGAGCGTCAGCGAGTGGCTATAGCACGAGCATTGGTAAATAACCCTGCATTAGTGCTGGCTGATGAACCAACGGGGAATTTAGATCATAAAACAACAGAAAGCATCTTTGATTTAATTAAACAGTTAAATCAAGAACAAGGTATTGCATTTTTATTAGTTACTCACGATTTAAGTTTAGCCGATAAACTGGATCGCCGTTTGATAATGAAAGATGGTGTATTAGGGGAAAGCCGATGA
- the recQ gene encoding ATP-dependent DNA helicase RecQ encodes MSQAEDVLHSIFGYQSFRHGQYEVIDTILTGKDCLVIMTTGSGKSLCYQVPALCLSGITLVISPLISLMKDQVDQLLANGVEAAYLNSSQTMEEQRQVEQKALSGRLKLLYLSPEKVMTSGFFHFISHCQISLIAVDEAHCVSQWGHDFRPEYTLLGGLRKTFPNVPLVALTATADPTTRADIIQHLHLDDPYTYLGSFDRPNIRYTVQEKFKPMEQLLKFIRGQKGKSGIVYCNSRKKVEDITEKLSAQQITVMGYHAGMTVKQREMVQNAFQRDNIQVVVATVAFGMGINKSNVRFVVHFDLPRSIESYYQETGRAGRDDLPAEAVLFYDPADYAWLNKVLLEKPETEQRQIEQHKLQAIGAFAESQTCRRLVLLNYFGESHQQSCKNCDICLDPPKKYDGLIDAQKVMSVIYRTGQRFGLHHIVAVLRGLNHQKIRENQHDHLSVFGIGKEGSQEYWISVTRQLIHLGLVRQNIVNHSALQLTEQARPILRAEIPLELALPRLSFSATAYIQKQQPTRRYDKDLFARLRFLRKQIADKENIPPYVVFNDATLQEMAEFLPESNSEMLSINGVGERKLERFGPAFLTLIQEHCCSRK; translated from the coding sequence ATGTCTCAAGCTGAAGATGTTCTGCATAGTATCTTCGGCTATCAATCTTTTCGCCACGGTCAATATGAGGTAATTGATACTATTTTGACGGGCAAAGATTGTTTAGTCATTATGACAACGGGTAGTGGTAAATCCCTTTGTTACCAAGTGCCAGCATTGTGCTTGTCTGGGATAACGCTTGTTATCTCCCCGCTTATTTCATTGATGAAAGATCAAGTCGACCAGCTTTTAGCGAATGGGGTTGAGGCAGCTTATCTAAACTCTAGCCAAACAATGGAAGAACAGCGGCAGGTTGAGCAAAAAGCCCTATCAGGACGGCTTAAATTGCTTTATCTCTCTCCCGAAAAAGTGATGACATCAGGCTTTTTTCATTTTATTTCACATTGTCAAATCAGCTTAATCGCTGTTGATGAAGCCCACTGTGTTTCACAATGGGGACATGATTTTCGCCCAGAATATACATTACTTGGCGGATTGCGAAAAACATTTCCAAACGTACCGCTTGTTGCTTTAACGGCAACGGCAGATCCAACGACACGAGCAGATATTATTCAGCATTTGCATCTTGATGATCCTTATACTTATTTAGGCAGTTTTGATCGCCCAAATATTCGTTATACGGTGCAAGAGAAATTTAAGCCGATGGAGCAATTACTTAAATTTATCCGAGGGCAAAAAGGGAAAAGTGGCATTGTTTATTGTAATAGTCGTAAGAAAGTAGAAGATATTACCGAAAAACTTTCGGCACAACAGATTACGGTAATGGGCTATCACGCAGGAATGACGGTTAAACAGCGTGAAATGGTGCAAAATGCTTTTCAGCGAGATAATATTCAAGTGGTAGTTGCCACTGTGGCGTTTGGAATGGGGATCAATAAATCTAATGTTCGCTTTGTGGTGCATTTTGATTTGCCTCGTAGTATTGAATCTTATTACCAAGAAACTGGACGAGCAGGGCGTGATGATTTGCCTGCAGAGGCGGTATTATTTTATGATCCTGCTGATTATGCTTGGCTAAATAAAGTTTTATTAGAAAAGCCTGAAACAGAACAACGCCAAATTGAGCAACATAAATTACAGGCGATAGGAGCATTTGCAGAGTCGCAAACCTGTCGGCGGTTAGTTTTACTCAACTATTTTGGTGAGTCTCATCAGCAATCTTGTAAAAATTGTGATATTTGTCTTGATCCGCCTAAAAAATATGATGGTTTAATCGATGCACAGAAAGTTATGTCGGTTATTTATAGAACAGGACAACGGTTCGGATTGCACCATATTGTAGCAGTGTTACGAGGATTAAATCATCAGAAAATTAGAGAAAACCAGCACGATCATCTATCTGTTTTTGGTATTGGTAAAGAAGGTTCTCAAGAATATTGGATCAGTGTTACTCGTCAATTAATTCATTTGGGGTTAGTTCGACAAAACATCGTTAATCATTCCGCTTTACAGCTTACAGAGCAGGCTCGCCCGATTTTACGAGCAGAAATTCCGTTAGAACTTGCTTTACCACGTTTGAGTTTTTCTGCGACTGCTTATATTCAAAAACAGCAACCAACACGCCGTTATGATAAAGATCTGTTTGCTCGTTTGCGTTTTCTGCGTAAACAAATTGCAGATAAAGAGAATATTCCACCTTATGTTGTTTTTAATGATGCGACATTACAAGAAATGGCAGAGTTTTTACCTGAAAGTAACAGTGAAATGTTATCTATCAATGGTGTTGGTGAACGTAAATTGGAACGTTTTGGTCCTGCATTTTTAACTCTTATTCAAGAGCATTGTTGTAGTCGAAAATAA
- the cyaY gene encoding iron donor protein CyaY: MNVAEFHQEIEKVWDCIEEQLDEQGSDVDCEIQGAVMTLTFDDDSQIVINKQEAMLELWLASKLGGFHFSYRDGEWLSSEGRSFWTHLEEAMARHGEVVSFS, encoded by the coding sequence ATGAATGTAGCGGAATTTCATCAAGAAATTGAAAAAGTATGGGATTGTATTGAAGAGCAATTAGATGAGCAAGGCAGTGATGTTGATTGTGAAATACAAGGTGCGGTAATGACGCTGACCTTTGATGATGATTCTCAAATTGTGATCAATAAGCAAGAGGCGATGCTTGAGCTTTGGTTAGCAAGTAAACTAGGTGGCTTTCATTTTTCCTACCGTGATGGTGAGTGGCTTAGTTCAGAAGGACGTTCATTTTGGACACATTTAGAAGAGGCAATGGCTAGACACGGAGAAGTCGTTTCTTTTAGCTAA
- a CDS encoding acyltransferase family protein codes for MKRINSLDYLRGLSAFGIMIYHFILFSPIFHRFDVSGFIERVAIYGVSIFYILSGLTLYLVYKHYQFSTYSDYVLFFKKRIIRILPLFGIITLYVFIEKNNFNSESIKTFILNISGLFSIFSWDKYIITGGWSIGNELFFYLLFPFIIILTQRYKFIFWLFLSLTLLIYCYFSYFILKAEYSLSNNWTKYINPLNQLFLFCSGITIGYISHSSKKNIFYIVSLVILFILFLFYPANGNFSVIMTGNNRIIFTAIIISIVYCTFKINVIKIKWLDLILKTLGEISYGVYLLHPIVYNKVKDIFLGEIELPWLILLSISLTLIISYLSYNYFEIKIINILKRENKLRKL; via the coding sequence ATGAAAAGAATTAATTCATTAGATTATCTAAGAGGATTATCTGCTTTTGGAATAATGATTTACCACTTTATTTTATTTAGCCCTATTTTCCATAGATTTGATGTTTCCGGTTTTATTGAACGTGTTGCTATATATGGTGTATCTATATTTTACATTCTAAGTGGATTAACTTTATATTTAGTCTATAAACATTATCAATTTTCAACCTATTCTGATTATGTACTTTTTTTCAAGAAAAGAATTATAAGAATACTTCCACTTTTTGGGATAATTACTCTATATGTTTTTATAGAAAAAAATAATTTTAACTCAGAGTCTATAAAAACATTTATTTTAAATATTTCTGGATTATTTTCTATTTTTTCTTGGGATAAATATATTATTACAGGAGGATGGTCGATTGGAAATGAATTATTTTTCTATCTTCTATTCCCATTTATAATAATTTTAACACAAAGGTATAAATTTATATTTTGGTTATTCTTATCCCTTACGCTATTGATTTACTGTTATTTCAGTTATTTTATTCTCAAAGCTGAATACTCTCTATCTAATAATTGGACAAAATATATTAACCCATTAAATCAGCTATTTCTATTTTGTTCAGGTATTACTATTGGATATATTTCACATTCTTCTAAAAAAAATATATTTTACATAGTATCATTAGTTATACTGTTTATATTATTTTTATTTTACCCAGCAAATGGGAATTTTTCAGTAATAATGACTGGAAATAATAGAATTATATTTACAGCTATTATTATTTCTATCGTATATTGTACATTTAAAATTAATGTTATAAAAATTAAATGGCTTGATTTAATATTAAAAACACTTGGTGAAATTAGCTATGGAGTATATTTACTTCACCCTATTGTATATAACAAAGTTAAAGATATATTTTTAGGTGAAATAGAACTACCATGGTTAATTTTATTATCTATATCCCTAACTCTAATTATAAGTTATTTATCCTATAACTATTTTGAAATAAAAATAATAAATATATTAAAAAGAGAAAATAAATTACGTAAATTATAA
- the lolE gene encoding lipoprotein-releasing ABC transporter permease subunit LolE: protein MNTPFFISWRYQKGKQKNRLVSLISLFSSIGIALGVAVLIIGLSAMNGFERELNQRVLSVVPQAELYAYDESGSGILQQGRQLESLVKNNPNVTAVSPFVSFTGLIENGTKLKIVQVKGIDPKQQEKVSALGQFVPVEQWHNFKQQGGLVLGAGIAKELDVSVGDEVTILLPQATDDGKFAQPLRASIEIVGILRLDGQLDHSYALMPLAKAQGLLELENDQFSGLEMAVTKPFKVRELKFDELVQYPQPLYLQTWIDKFGYMYNDIQLIRTVMYIAMVLVIGVACFNIISTLVMAVKDKQGDIAIQRTLGANNRFIRQIFLWYGLISGLKGALFGIILGTLLSLNLTSIIKGIEGIFGVKLLSDGVYFIDFLPSEIHWLDIVWVLLATIVLSLIASLYPAIRATKLEPAKVLSGH from the coding sequence ATGAATACCCCATTTTTTATCAGTTGGCGTTATCAAAAAGGTAAACAGAAAAATCGGCTTGTGTCATTGATTTCGTTGTTTTCAAGTATTGGTATTGCACTTGGGGTTGCGGTGCTAATTATCGGGCTAAGTGCAATGAATGGGTTTGAACGAGAACTTAATCAACGAGTACTTTCTGTTGTCCCACAAGCGGAATTATATGCTTATGATGAGAGCGGGAGTGGTATTCTTCAACAAGGGCGACAGCTTGAATCGTTAGTAAAAAATAACCCGAATGTTACTGCTGTATCTCCTTTTGTGAGTTTTACAGGATTGATTGAAAATGGAACAAAATTGAAGATTGTTCAAGTAAAAGGGATTGATCCAAAACAACAGGAAAAAGTGAGTGCGTTAGGGCAGTTTGTGCCTGTTGAACAATGGCATAATTTTAAGCAACAAGGCGGGTTAGTGCTTGGTGCAGGTATTGCTAAAGAACTTGATGTTAGCGTAGGCGATGAAGTAACGATTTTACTACCTCAAGCCACAGACGATGGAAAATTTGCTCAACCATTGAGAGCAAGTATTGAAATTGTTGGAATTTTACGCCTAGACGGTCAGCTTGATCACAGTTATGCGTTAATGCCACTTGCTAAAGCTCAAGGGCTATTAGAACTAGAAAACGATCAGTTTTCAGGGCTAGAAATGGCAGTTACTAAGCCATTTAAAGTACGAGAACTAAAATTTGACGAATTGGTACAATATCCACAGCCTCTCTATTTACAAACGTGGATCGATAAATTTGGTTATATGTATAATGATATTCAGCTAATCCGAACTGTAATGTATATTGCAATGGTGCTAGTAATTGGTGTCGCTTGTTTTAACATTATTTCAACGCTTGTAATGGCAGTAAAAGACAAACAAGGAGATATTGCCATTCAGCGAACACTTGGGGCAAATAATCGATTTATTCGCCAAATTTTTCTCTGGTATGGGCTAATTTCAGGGTTAAAAGGAGCATTATTTGGCATTATATTAGGCACATTGTTATCGTTAAATTTAACATCAATAATCAAAGGTATTGAAGGGATATTTGGCGTTAAGTTATTATCTGACGGAGTTTATTTTATTGATTTCCTACCAAGTGAAATTCATTGGCTAGATATTGTATGGGTGTTGTTAGCTACTATTGTGTTAAGTCTGATAGCGAGTTTATACCCTGCTATTCGTGCCACAAAATTAGAGCCAGCAAAAGTGTTAAGCGGGCATTAA
- the pfkA gene encoding 6-phosphofructokinase, with protein MIKKIAVLTSGGDAPGMNAAIRGVVRAALSEGLEVYGIQDGYCGLYHDHIIKLERRSVSEVINRGGTFLGSARFPQFRDPEVRRKSVETLKKYDIDALVVIGGDGSYMGAKLLTEEFGIACIGIPGTIDNDIPGTDYTIGFQTALETALEAIDRLRDTSTSHKRISIVEIMGRHCGDLTINAAIAGGCEYIIVPEKGLDKASLMQNIEEGFKKGKRHAIIAITEMMTNVHELAKEIEACFGLETRATVLGHIQRGGAPCAFDRILASRMGVYAVELLIQGLGGRCIGIKNEKLVNHDIIDAINNMRRPFPHELFETSRKLF; from the coding sequence ATGATCAAAAAAATTGCGGTTTTAACCAGCGGGGGAGATGCTCCCGGTATGAATGCAGCGATTCGTGGCGTAGTACGAGCTGCGCTAAGTGAAGGCTTAGAAGTTTACGGTATTCAAGACGGCTATTGTGGCTTATATCACGATCACATTATCAAATTAGAACGCCGTTCAGTTTCTGAAGTAATCAACCGTGGTGGTACATTTTTAGGTTCTGCTCGTTTTCCTCAATTTAGAGATCCTGAAGTTCGCCGTAAAAGTGTTGAAACCTTAAAAAAATATGATATTGACGCTTTAGTTGTTATCGGCGGAGATGGATCTTATATGGGAGCAAAGCTCTTAACTGAAGAATTCGGCATTGCTTGTATTGGTATCCCTGGCACCATCGACAACGACATTCCTGGCACAGACTACACAATCGGTTTTCAAACTGCCCTTGAAACTGCTCTTGAAGCAATCGATCGCTTGCGTGATACATCAACCTCGCATAAACGAATCTCAATTGTTGAAATTATGGGACGGCACTGTGGCGATCTGACAATCAATGCTGCAATTGCAGGAGGTTGTGAATATATCATTGTGCCAGAAAAAGGATTAGATAAAGCTTCACTTATGCAAAATATTGAAGAAGGATTCAAAAAGGGCAAACGCCACGCTATTATTGCAATCACCGAAATGATGACTAATGTACATGAATTAGCCAAAGAAATTGAGGCATGTTTTGGACTTGAAACACGAGCAACAGTACTTGGGCATATTCAACGTGGTGGTGCACCGTGTGCATTTGACCGAATTTTAGCTTCTCGTATGGGGGTTTACGCCGTTGAGCTACTTATACAAGGACTTGGTGGACGCTGTATCGGAATTAAAAATGAAAAATTAGTTAATCACGATATTATTGATGCTATTAACAATATGCGTCGTCCATTCCCACACGAGCTCTTTGAAACTTCAAGAAAATTATTCTAA
- a CDS encoding aminotransferase class V-fold PLP-dependent enzyme — MITNQFRANFPFFTQSEWTYLDSAATTLKPQILIDETADFYRSAGSVHRSQYDHSQSEHYEQARNLIAQRFNLENRQAVIWTSGTTHSINIIANGLAYQLQAGDEIIISVAEHHANFIPWQQLAQRTGAKLIVLPVNNKYQIDTNTLHHALSSRTKLVAFNLVSNVTGVRQPMEQLVPIIRQYSNAKILLDIAQAVCTEKVDTQTLDADFYAFSAHKMYGPTGVGVLMGKLQSLSQIQPLTFGGKMLKDINAEQLTLAELPYRLEAGTPNIAGIIGFGRVLEWLNQWDFSALNQSLYTLAEATRKRLVNYPNLKIIGSTHNSPTISFIFNQLHHADISAILTEQKIALRVGEHCAKPYLRYLQQSGTIRLSLAHYNNEQDIDRFFNRLDIALSFFEDEI, encoded by the coding sequence ATGATCACAAACCAATTCCGAGCTAATTTCCCTTTTTTTACTCAATCTGAATGGACTTATTTAGACTCAGCAGCAACGACACTTAAACCACAAATTTTAATTGATGAAACGGCTGATTTTTACCGCTCTGCAGGATCTGTTCACCGTAGCCAATACGATCATAGCCAAAGTGAACACTACGAACAGGCGAGAAATCTTATTGCACAACGTTTTAACCTAGAAAACCGTCAAGCCGTTATTTGGACAAGTGGCACAACTCATTCAATCAATATTATTGCTAATGGATTAGCTTACCAGCTCCAAGCAGGTGATGAAATTATCATTTCAGTTGCTGAACACCACGCCAATTTTATTCCTTGGCAACAACTTGCCCAACGAACAGGGGCAAAATTAATTGTACTGCCTGTAAATAACAAGTATCAAATCGATACGAATACACTACATCACGCATTATCATCTCGCACTAAACTTGTAGCGTTTAATTTAGTTTCTAACGTTACTGGCGTTCGACAGCCGATGGAACAACTTGTCCCAATTATCCGCCAATACAGCAACGCTAAAATTTTATTAGATATAGCTCAAGCGGTCTGCACGGAAAAAGTAGATACTCAAACGTTAGATGCTGATTTCTACGCATTTTCTGCCCATAAAATGTATGGTCCAACAGGTGTGGGAGTATTAATGGGAAAATTGCAAAGTTTATCGCAAATCCAACCGCTTACCTTTGGTGGAAAAATGCTAAAAGACATTAACGCTGAACAGTTAACTTTAGCAGAGCTACCCTATCGCCTTGAAGCGGGAACACCAAACATTGCAGGCATTATCGGCTTTGGGCGTGTATTAGAATGGCTCAATCAATGGGATTTCTCAGCCTTAAACCAATCGCTATATACACTGGCAGAAGCCACCCGCAAGCGGTTAGTTAATTACCCTAATTTGAAAATAATTGGCTCAACACATAATAGCCCAACAATAAGTTTCATCTTTAATCAACTTCACCACGCCGATATTTCAGCAATATTAACTGAACAAAAAATTGCTTTACGAGTTGGAGAACATTGCGCTAAACCTTACCTCCGCTATTTACAGCAAAGTGGCACAATTCGCCTTTCCCTTGCTCATTATAATAACGAGCAAGACATTGATCGCTTTTTCAATAGATTAGATATAGCTCTTAGTTTTTTTGAAGATGAAATATAA